In Phaenicophaeus curvirostris isolate KB17595 chromosome 9, BPBGC_Pcur_1.0, whole genome shotgun sequence, the DNA window AGATGTTTGAAGTGTCCAGCGCTGTGAAAAGATGGGTCAGGGCAGACAAACTGAAGACTAAGAACAAGCTAGAGGTTGTTATAGAGAGTAAGACTCTGGGTGGTTTCACTTGTGGGAAGCTGGATGTTAGTGTTACGCCTGACACTAAAAATCTGCCCCTGTTAATAGTGTTCTCCAATGACCGCAGCAATGGGACAAAAGAGACCAAAGTGGAGCTCCGAGACATGATTGTTCATGAACACGAAAGTGTGCTAAAGAAATTAGGAAAGAACACCACTTTatctgaagaggaagaagaggaagacaaaaagGCTATCACTGGGGCCCACCAGCATTCCTCTAGAAGAAAAAGGAGCATTGGAGCTAACCACTGCCGAAGAACTTCCCTCCATGTGAACTTCGAAGAGATTGGCTGGGATTCTTGGATCATTGCACCAAAAGATTATGAGGCTTTTGAGTGTAAAGGAGGTTGCTTCTTCCCTCTGACAGATAACGTTACCCCAACAAAACATGCTATTGTCCAAACTCTAGTGCATctccaaaacccaaagaaaGCTTCCAAGGCCTGTTGTGTTCCAACCAAATTGGATTCTATCTCCATTCTTTATAAGGATGATGCTGGTGTGCCCACTTTAATATATAACTATGAAGGGATGAAAGTGGCAGAATGTGGCTGCAGGTAGCATACAAGGCAGAATCTCTAAGAATAAGAAGAtgctctttttctctgtataaATGTGTACATTagtgatgcaaatgaaaatCCTTGCAAACAAGAAGAATAGCATTCATTGTAAATAGCCTGCATTATATTTCATGGTAAAATGAATACTGGATTAAAATATTGTGAGATCAAATGAACTATGTGTTCTTTGACAACAGTGACACAATTTGAATAGCTGACCTcaacttttctgtttcattgaTACTGTTTAGTTCACAAACTAAAGGATTTTCAATAGAGATTTATGATAACTGTAAATGTTTAATAGGTATAGAAATCCAATTCTCTCAACCAGCTCTGACACTTTAAATTTCTGTAAAGCTCAGTAAATGGGATTTAGTCTGCATGGTAGAGTCAGGAGACTAAATCCTGCAAGTCTTTTCTCATATCAGTAATCTCAGAGGCTTTACAGGCCAATTATTCACTCCTGTATGTGGAGATTCACAGTATTCAAAACAGAAGAGATTCACAGTCTTATTTCATCCTCAAGTTTCCTTCTGTGGGTAGCAGGTGCCTTGGTTTCAGCTTTCTTATCCTCATTGTCCCTATTTTTACCCCTTTATGGCACATACTTGAATGATAAGAAGTGCAGTCTTCCGCTTCTAAGACACTGTTTCCTAGGAGGAACAGCAGCCCTTATCTCCGCACAAAGATAAGGAGCCACTTTGACCTATGGCATATTCTTAGTATTTCTTTGCAAGAACAGGCAGTCAAACAGTGTCCAGCCTTGGAAGCTGTGTCCTAAGAGCAGTGGGGGTTGGCAGAGCTCAGCACTTGTGAAGCCCCCAAGCTACTTATTTAGAGGCCCAATTATGTTCTTTGGAGTCTGACACTAGGCTCCAgttttttgaaaatatcttcttAGGAGAAACTCTATTTTACATATGAAATTCTTTCATCCCTTGcaagtctggaaaaaaattgagaaCTTTTGTGTTCTGTGAGACTTATACTGCTGTGTGGGAAATATACTATCACACAATAGCTCTCCTGACTTCAGTT includes these proteins:
- the GDF2 gene encoding growth/differentiation factor 2, which produces MHYFGVLATLSVFIIACLTTGKPLEDWDKLSAVGKSDAHFHDPVEVEDETHFDFKSFLENMKTDLLRSLNLSRVPSKVKTKEEPPQFMIDLYNRYAADKSSIPASNIVRSFSTEDVVSLASPEENPFQKHILLFNISIPRYEEITRAELRIYISCHREAGSLSRLEGNMIIYDVLDGDHWENPESTKSFLASHNIQKCGWEMFEVSSAVKRWVRADKLKTKNKLEVVIESKTLGGFTCGKLDVSVTPDTKNLPLLIVFSNDRSNGTKETKVELRDMIVHEHESVLKKLGKNTTLSEEEEEEDKKAITGAHQHSSRRKRSIGANHCRRTSLHVNFEEIGWDSWIIAPKDYEAFECKGGCFFPLTDNVTPTKHAIVQTLVHLQNPKKASKACCVPTKLDSISILYKDDAGVPTLIYNYEGMKVAECGCR